In a single window of the Orcinus orca chromosome 9, mOrcOrc1.1, whole genome shotgun sequence genome:
- the KRBA1 gene encoding protein KRBA1 isoform X1: MLQFPCSALKTNFIPSRSAEQTGTPEPKRLPAPPAPGFPSLAGIQTLGGRDGRRGERNRGQSEAARGHSHGQPRGKARGRVPTEQETRPLLAASHRSYLTLPAVSMAFQDLAVRFSEDEWRLLGEGQRALYLDVMRENYETLASLGTVELLPLSAFLCPSEPGGAVRGGGCAADGQDPPRGGGPLGGAPQHSLHLSALVQLVKEIPEFLFGEVSPESRGASLDGEGASPEAAAVMGDTYPLRGLLGCLPDTPVGRPGLAAMPSGSSSRSLPRARGQGSPLLIKTADMPRPVEEESPGAPSQEPSPPTCSPGRRKSHRNQERGATGAGAAGTSPGNSPLQGLINCLKEILEPGPQHPERPLRLLPPARSLGASQLTGAELRPGSPPWAVKTETASGPCPLQSLLNCLKEIPEARDKQPSPSGARDPWLQEDPGAWKRNSGGPRPFQTPPPGPGPGAGSVLSAVKVEDGWAQGPPEPTACELSKRTHGPSAAGSPGDSGGTARVQVPSWGSAARAGSASSSPLEALEACLRGIPLSGSLPSQPPASSWSQSPQPGDPGSQRPELQRLGSHSRGSQGTSASFSSSSSIDGDLDFQSPEGSQGHRLGKGSREGSSPLQGLENCLREMPAPGPQPTWPCSSAGHRGPWRVEPKNWTAGMEGLRGEACEPAHPGQRGGDVPTRSLRLASPQALAPGTIPACHQQGPKDPGAARPGPWRWLPDGPATKPSPLHCLENSLKGILPGGPLRFACLADPVPGPSHSPSPSSSSSSSEGEDPRLEPELWQPLLQERDRLPSCKGLGPPSPCPGGPRAGSSPGEGRRRGETGDHRGLSAAGKAEEKVGGRSHPPWREVCLESLGPPGPLGSAGGGRVQVSPVRVALGRRCVSTPQGLCALPAGAAVDPASQLEKRSGSGPCQPPGSACGPLSWNPTAGEESRGLGPGDGSPGVTGFSSRTSGLFHKSVQTLFRGKTDIETFPRIAGTHPRPLPGDPPGPPPGAAIPGALPRASPRPPCPCGSSLQHELRGLGAALSEKLDRLAGTLAGLAQEVAAVRTQVDRLGRRPWGPGTKGLLWGPRWTGGPAHRHPPYWRHKGPRRPRPKILRGQAEGCRAGDSSGLASGRPRLVPQLPPDVPLAEASGPSSGPLSSACGSPAVLTTCHPLGLPESHWSPPPPLLPAAPPLQVAASAGAEPRAAAAAPPRTLKWPKDPSSLLAGLQRALEGELWGGEHRDPGWGPPSRRLNGLHPSEDAPPLASSGGRPPPSAPCSRTFPVSGL, encoded by the exons atgcttcagtttccttgttctgccttaaaaacaaattttattccaTCACGGTCCGCAGAGCAGACAGGGACTCCCGAACCAAAGCGTCTCCCTGCTCCACCAGCTCCAGGGTTCCCGAGCCTGGCTGGGATTCAGACTCTGGGAGGGAGAGacggaagaagaggagagaggaacaGAGGACAGAGCGAGGCAG CCAGAGGACACAGTCACGGTCAGCCGAGGGGAAAGGCACGGGGCAGAGTCCCGACAGAGCAGGAGACGCGTCCTCTCCTGGCGGCGTCACACAGGTCGTACTTAACTCTTCCAGCC GTGTCCATGGCCTTCCAGGACCTGGCCGTGCGGTTCTCCGAGGACGAGTGGcggctgctgggggaggggcagagggcacTCTACCTGGACGTGATGCGGGAGAACTACGAGACGCTGGCCTCCctgg gGACAGTGGAGCTGCTGCCCCTCTCTGCCTTCCTGTGTCCCTCGGAGCCTGGAGGAGCCGTGAGGGGCGGGGGCTGTGCTGCTGATGGGCAGGACCCTCCGCGGGGAGGAGGGCCCCTGG GAGGAGCCCCCCAGCACAGCCTGCACCTCAGCGCCCTGGTGCAGCTGGTGAAGGAGATCCCAGAGTTCCTGTTCGGGGAAGTCAGCCCTGAGAGCAGGGGAGCCAGCCTGGACGGGGAGGGGGCGAGCCCCGAGG CAGCAGCTGTGATGGGGGATACTTACCCTCTCCGAGGCTTGCTTGGCTGCCTTCCGGACACACCTGTCGGCCGGCCTGGCCTGGCCGCCATGCCCAGCGGCAGCTCATCCCGCAGCCTGCCCAGAGCCAGGGGGCAGGGGAGCCCCCTCCTCATCA AAACTGCTGACATGCCAAGGCCTGTGGAGGAGGAAAGCCCAGGGGCCCCCAGCCAGGAGCCTAGCCCTCCGACCTGTAGCCCCGGCAGGCGGAAGAGCCACAGGAATCAGGAGAGAGGGGCCAcgggggcag GAGCTGCAGGAACCTCTCCTGGGAACAGCCCCCTGCAAGGCCTCATCAACTGCCTGAAGGAAATCCTCGAGCCCGGGCCCCAGCACCCCGAGCGGCCCCTGCGCTTACTGCCACCAGCCCGCAGCCTGGGTGCGTCCCAGCTGACCGGAGCAGAGCTGCGGCCCGGGAGCCCGCCCTGGGCAG TGAAGACAGAGACAGCCTCAGGGCCTTGTCCCCTCCAGAGTCTGCTGAACTGTCTGAAGGAGATCCCAGAGGCCCGGGACAAGCAACCCAGCCCCTCAGGAGCAAGGGACCCATGGCTGCAGGAGGACCCAGGGGCCTGGAAAAGGAATTCTGGAG GGCCCCGCCCCTTCCAGACCCCTCCACCCGGGCCTGGTCCTGGAGCTGGCAGCGTGCTCTCTGCAGTGAAGGTGGAGGACGGCTGGGCCCAGGGGCCCCCAGAGCCCACAGCCTGTGAGCTCAGCAAGCGGACCCACGGCCCTTCCGCCGCGGGCAGCCCTGGGGACAGTGGAGGCACCGCCCGTGTCCAAGTGCCCAGCTGGGGCTCTGCCGCTCGAG CCGGCAGCGCCTCGAGCTCACCCCTGGAAGCCCTGGAGGCCTGTCTGAGGGGCATCCCCCTGAGTGGGTCGTTACCTTCCCAGCCGCCGGCCAGCTCTTGGTCCCAGAGCCCCCAGCCAGGAGACCCTGGGTCTCAGAGGCCCGAGCTGCAGCGCCTCGGATCACACAGCAGAG GCTCCCAAGGCACCTCCGCCAGCTTCTCTTCGTCCAGCAGCATTGACGGGGACCTGGATTTCCAGAGCCCTGAGGGCAGCCAGGGGCATCGGCTTGGAAAAG GAAGCCGCGAGGGAAGCTCCCCGCTCCAGGGCCTGGAGAACTGCCTCAGAGAGATGCCTGCACCTGGGCCGCAGCCCACCTGGCCCTGCTCCTCGGCAGGGCACAGGGGGCCATGGAGGGTGGAGCCCAAGAACTGGACGGCGGGCATGGAAG GACTGAGGGGCGAGGCCTGTGAGCCAGCCCACCCGGGACAGCGAGGGGGTGACGTGCCCACCAGGAGCCTCCGCCTGGCCAGCCCACAGGCACTTGCCCCTGGCACCATCCCTGCCTGCCACCAGCAAGGTCCCAAGGACCCCGGGGCCGCCAGGCCAGGACCGTGGAGGTGGCTCCCAGATG GGCCAGCCACCAAGCCCTCCCCACTCCACTGCCTGGAGAACTCTCTGAAGGGGATTTTGCCCGGGGGGCCCCTGCGCTTCGCCTGCCTGGCTGACCCTGTCCCGGGCCCCAGccacagccccagccccagctccagctccagcagcTCAGAAGGAGAAGACCCAAGgctggagcctgagctctggcAGCCCCTCCTGCAGG AGAGGGACCGCCTTCCCAGCTGCAAGGGCCTTGGCCCTCCTTCCCCATGCCCTGGCGGCCCTCGCGCTGGCAGCAGCCCTGGTGAAGGCCGGAGAAGAGGCGAGACCGGGGACCACCGTGGTCTCAGTGCAG CAGGAAAAGCAGAAGAGAAGGTGGGAGGCCGGTCCCATCCGCCCTGGAGAGAAGTGTGCTTGGAGAGCCTGGGCCCGCCTGGCCCCCTGGGCAGCGCCGGAGGAG gtCGTGTCCAAGTATCCCCGGTCAGAGTGGCTCTGGGAAGACGATGTGTATCCACACCCCAAGGGCTCTGTGCTCTTCCCGCGGGGGCAGCTGTGGACCCTGCCTCTCAGCTGGAGAAAAGGTCGGGGTCTGGGCCCTGCCAGCCTCCTGGGTCAGCCTGTGGGCCCCTGTCCTGGAATCCAACGGCTGGTGAAGAGTCCAGGGGCCTGGGGCCCGGAGACGGAAGCCCAGGTGTTACAG GGTTTTCCTCCAGGACTAGTGGGCTGTTTCATAAGAGTGTGCAGACCCTTTTTAGAGGCAAAACAGACATTGAGACTTTCCCCAGGATAG CCGGGACCCACCCGAGGCCCCTTCCCGGAGATCCGCCTGGGCCTCCCCCCGGAGCCGCCATCCCTGGGGCTTTGCCGCGCGCCTCCCCGCGGCCACCGTGCCCCTGCGGGAGTTCCTTGCAGCACGAGCTCCGTGGCCTCGGTGCCGCCCTCTCGGAGAAGCTGGATCGGCTGGCCGGGACCCTGGCCGGCCTGGCTCAGGAAGTGGCCGCCGTGAGAACCCAGGTGGATCGGCTGGGGCGGCGCCCGTGGGGCCCGGGGACGAAGGGCCTCCTCTGGGGCCCTCGCTGGACCGGTGGCCCTGCTCACAGACACCCGCCCTACTGGAGGCACAAGGGCCCCCGCAGGCCAAGACCGAAGATCTTGCGGGGCCAGGCGGAAGGCTGCAGGGCCGGCGACTCCTCAGGCCTGGCCAGCGGGAGGCCCCGCCTGGTGCCTCAGCTGCCCCCGGACGTGCCCCTGGCAGAGGCTTCTGGGCCCAGCTCCGGCCCTCTCTCCTCGGCATGCGGCAGCCCCGCTGTGCTGACCACTTGTCACCCCCTCGGACTCCCGGAGAGCCACTggagccccccaccccctttgctgcctgctgccccacccctccaggtggccGCCAGTGCAGGAGCAGAGCCTCGGGCTGCAGCAGCGGCACCGCCCAGGACCCTAAAGTGGCCCAAGGATCCAAGCAGCCTGTTGGCGGGGCTCCAGAGAGCCCTTGAGGGGGAGCTGTGGGGTGGGGAGCACAGGGACCCCGGGTGGGGGCCCCCTAGCCGCCGTCTTAATGGGCTGCATCCTTCCGAGGATGCCCCACCCCTGGCCTCTTCTGGAGGCCGGCCTCCGCCCTCGGCCCCCTGCAGCAGAACCTTCCCCGTGTCTGGACTATGA
- the KRBA1 gene encoding protein KRBA1 isoform X4, which yields MLQFPCSALKTNFIPSRSAEQTGTPEPKRLPAPPAPGFPSLAGIQTLGGRDGRRGERNRGQSEAARGHSHGQPRGKARGRVPTEQETRPLLAASHRSYLTLPAVSMAFQDLAVRFSEDEWRLLGEGQRALYLDVMRENYETLASLGTVELLPLSAFLCPSEPGGAVRGGGCAADGQDPPRGGGPLGGAPQHSLHLSALVQLVKEIPEFLFGEVSPESRGASLDGEGASPEAAAVMGDTYPLRGLLGCLPDTPVGRPGLAAMPSGSSSRSLPRARGQGSPLLIKTADMPRPVEEESPGAPSQEPSPPTCSPGRRKSHRNQERGATGAGAAGTSPGNSPLQGLINCLKEILEPGPQHPERPLRLLPPARSLGASQLTGAELRPGSPPWAVKTETASGPCPLQSLLNCLKEIPEARDKQPSPSGARDPWLQEDPGAWKRNSGGPRPFQTPPPGPGPGAGSVLSAVKVEDGWAQGPPEPTACELSKRTHGPSAAGSPGDSGGTARVQVPSWGSAARAGSASSSPLEALEACLRGIPLSGSLPSQPPASSWSQSPQPGDPGSQRPELQRLGSHSRGSQGTSASFSSSSSIDGDLDFQSPEGSQGHRLGKGSREGSSPLQGLENCLREMPAPGPQPTWPCSSAGHRGPWRVEPKNWTAGMEGLRGEACEPAHPGQRGGDVPTRSLRLASPQALAPGTIPACHQQGPKDPGAARPGPWRWLPDGPATKPSPLHCLENSLKGILPGGPLRFACLADPVPGPSHSPSPSSSSSSSEGEDPRLEPELWQPLLQERDRLPSCKGLGPPSPCPGGPRAGSSPGEGRRRGETGDHRGLSAAGKAEEKVGGRSHPPWREVCLESLGPPGPLGSAGGGRVQVSPVRVALGRRCVSTPQGLCALPAGAAVDPASQLEKRSGSGPCQPPGSACGPLSWNPTAGEESRGLGPGDGSPGVTAGTHPRPLPGDPPGPPPGAAIPGALPRASPRPPCPCGSSLQHELRGLGAALSEKLDRLAGTLAGLAQEVAAVRTQVDRLGRRPWGPGTKGLLWGPRWTGGPAHRHPPYWRHKGPRRPRPKILRGQAEGCRAGDSSGLASGRPRLVPQLPPDVPLAEASGPSSGPLSSACGSPAVLTTCHPLGLPESHWSPPPPLLPAAPPLQVAASAGAEPRAAAAAPPRTLKWPKDPSSLLAGLQRALEGELWGGEHRDPGWGPPSRRLNGLHPSEDAPPLASSGGRPPPSAPCSRTFPVSGL from the exons atgcttcagtttccttgttctgccttaaaaacaaattttattccaTCACGGTCCGCAGAGCAGACAGGGACTCCCGAACCAAAGCGTCTCCCTGCTCCACCAGCTCCAGGGTTCCCGAGCCTGGCTGGGATTCAGACTCTGGGAGGGAGAGacggaagaagaggagagaggaacaGAGGACAGAGCGAGGCAG CCAGAGGACACAGTCACGGTCAGCCGAGGGGAAAGGCACGGGGCAGAGTCCCGACAGAGCAGGAGACGCGTCCTCTCCTGGCGGCGTCACACAGGTCGTACTTAACTCTTCCAGCC GTGTCCATGGCCTTCCAGGACCTGGCCGTGCGGTTCTCCGAGGACGAGTGGcggctgctgggggaggggcagagggcacTCTACCTGGACGTGATGCGGGAGAACTACGAGACGCTGGCCTCCctgg gGACAGTGGAGCTGCTGCCCCTCTCTGCCTTCCTGTGTCCCTCGGAGCCTGGAGGAGCCGTGAGGGGCGGGGGCTGTGCTGCTGATGGGCAGGACCCTCCGCGGGGAGGAGGGCCCCTGG GAGGAGCCCCCCAGCACAGCCTGCACCTCAGCGCCCTGGTGCAGCTGGTGAAGGAGATCCCAGAGTTCCTGTTCGGGGAAGTCAGCCCTGAGAGCAGGGGAGCCAGCCTGGACGGGGAGGGGGCGAGCCCCGAGG CAGCAGCTGTGATGGGGGATACTTACCCTCTCCGAGGCTTGCTTGGCTGCCTTCCGGACACACCTGTCGGCCGGCCTGGCCTGGCCGCCATGCCCAGCGGCAGCTCATCCCGCAGCCTGCCCAGAGCCAGGGGGCAGGGGAGCCCCCTCCTCATCA AAACTGCTGACATGCCAAGGCCTGTGGAGGAGGAAAGCCCAGGGGCCCCCAGCCAGGAGCCTAGCCCTCCGACCTGTAGCCCCGGCAGGCGGAAGAGCCACAGGAATCAGGAGAGAGGGGCCAcgggggcag GAGCTGCAGGAACCTCTCCTGGGAACAGCCCCCTGCAAGGCCTCATCAACTGCCTGAAGGAAATCCTCGAGCCCGGGCCCCAGCACCCCGAGCGGCCCCTGCGCTTACTGCCACCAGCCCGCAGCCTGGGTGCGTCCCAGCTGACCGGAGCAGAGCTGCGGCCCGGGAGCCCGCCCTGGGCAG TGAAGACAGAGACAGCCTCAGGGCCTTGTCCCCTCCAGAGTCTGCTGAACTGTCTGAAGGAGATCCCAGAGGCCCGGGACAAGCAACCCAGCCCCTCAGGAGCAAGGGACCCATGGCTGCAGGAGGACCCAGGGGCCTGGAAAAGGAATTCTGGAG GGCCCCGCCCCTTCCAGACCCCTCCACCCGGGCCTGGTCCTGGAGCTGGCAGCGTGCTCTCTGCAGTGAAGGTGGAGGACGGCTGGGCCCAGGGGCCCCCAGAGCCCACAGCCTGTGAGCTCAGCAAGCGGACCCACGGCCCTTCCGCCGCGGGCAGCCCTGGGGACAGTGGAGGCACCGCCCGTGTCCAAGTGCCCAGCTGGGGCTCTGCCGCTCGAG CCGGCAGCGCCTCGAGCTCACCCCTGGAAGCCCTGGAGGCCTGTCTGAGGGGCATCCCCCTGAGTGGGTCGTTACCTTCCCAGCCGCCGGCCAGCTCTTGGTCCCAGAGCCCCCAGCCAGGAGACCCTGGGTCTCAGAGGCCCGAGCTGCAGCGCCTCGGATCACACAGCAGAG GCTCCCAAGGCACCTCCGCCAGCTTCTCTTCGTCCAGCAGCATTGACGGGGACCTGGATTTCCAGAGCCCTGAGGGCAGCCAGGGGCATCGGCTTGGAAAAG GAAGCCGCGAGGGAAGCTCCCCGCTCCAGGGCCTGGAGAACTGCCTCAGAGAGATGCCTGCACCTGGGCCGCAGCCCACCTGGCCCTGCTCCTCGGCAGGGCACAGGGGGCCATGGAGGGTGGAGCCCAAGAACTGGACGGCGGGCATGGAAG GACTGAGGGGCGAGGCCTGTGAGCCAGCCCACCCGGGACAGCGAGGGGGTGACGTGCCCACCAGGAGCCTCCGCCTGGCCAGCCCACAGGCACTTGCCCCTGGCACCATCCCTGCCTGCCACCAGCAAGGTCCCAAGGACCCCGGGGCCGCCAGGCCAGGACCGTGGAGGTGGCTCCCAGATG GGCCAGCCACCAAGCCCTCCCCACTCCACTGCCTGGAGAACTCTCTGAAGGGGATTTTGCCCGGGGGGCCCCTGCGCTTCGCCTGCCTGGCTGACCCTGTCCCGGGCCCCAGccacagccccagccccagctccagctccagcagcTCAGAAGGAGAAGACCCAAGgctggagcctgagctctggcAGCCCCTCCTGCAGG AGAGGGACCGCCTTCCCAGCTGCAAGGGCCTTGGCCCTCCTTCCCCATGCCCTGGCGGCCCTCGCGCTGGCAGCAGCCCTGGTGAAGGCCGGAGAAGAGGCGAGACCGGGGACCACCGTGGTCTCAGTGCAG CAGGAAAAGCAGAAGAGAAGGTGGGAGGCCGGTCCCATCCGCCCTGGAGAGAAGTGTGCTTGGAGAGCCTGGGCCCGCCTGGCCCCCTGGGCAGCGCCGGAGGAG gtCGTGTCCAAGTATCCCCGGTCAGAGTGGCTCTGGGAAGACGATGTGTATCCACACCCCAAGGGCTCTGTGCTCTTCCCGCGGGGGCAGCTGTGGACCCTGCCTCTCAGCTGGAGAAAAGGTCGGGGTCTGGGCCCTGCCAGCCTCCTGGGTCAGCCTGTGGGCCCCTGTCCTGGAATCCAACGGCTGGTGAAGAGTCCAGGGGCCTGGGGCCCGGAGACGGAAGCCCAGGTGTTACAG CCGGGACCCACCCGAGGCCCCTTCCCGGAGATCCGCCTGGGCCTCCCCCCGGAGCCGCCATCCCTGGGGCTTTGCCGCGCGCCTCCCCGCGGCCACCGTGCCCCTGCGGGAGTTCCTTGCAGCACGAGCTCCGTGGCCTCGGTGCCGCCCTCTCGGAGAAGCTGGATCGGCTGGCCGGGACCCTGGCCGGCCTGGCTCAGGAAGTGGCCGCCGTGAGAACCCAGGTGGATCGGCTGGGGCGGCGCCCGTGGGGCCCGGGGACGAAGGGCCTCCTCTGGGGCCCTCGCTGGACCGGTGGCCCTGCTCACAGACACCCGCCCTACTGGAGGCACAAGGGCCCCCGCAGGCCAAGACCGAAGATCTTGCGGGGCCAGGCGGAAGGCTGCAGGGCCGGCGACTCCTCAGGCCTGGCCAGCGGGAGGCCCCGCCTGGTGCCTCAGCTGCCCCCGGACGTGCCCCTGGCAGAGGCTTCTGGGCCCAGCTCCGGCCCTCTCTCCTCGGCATGCGGCAGCCCCGCTGTGCTGACCACTTGTCACCCCCTCGGACTCCCGGAGAGCCACTggagccccccaccccctttgctgcctgctgccccacccctccaggtggccGCCAGTGCAGGAGCAGAGCCTCGGGCTGCAGCAGCGGCACCGCCCAGGACCCTAAAGTGGCCCAAGGATCCAAGCAGCCTGTTGGCGGGGCTCCAGAGAGCCCTTGAGGGGGAGCTGTGGGGTGGGGAGCACAGGGACCCCGGGTGGGGGCCCCCTAGCCGCCGTCTTAATGGGCTGCATCCTTCCGAGGATGCCCCACCCCTGGCCTCTTCTGGAGGCCGGCCTCCGCCCTCGGCCCCCTGCAGCAGAACCTTCCCCGTGTCTGGACTATGA
- the KRBA1 gene encoding protein KRBA1 isoform X12 — protein MAFQDLAVRFSEDEWRLLGEGQRALYLDVMRENYETLASLGTVELLPLSAFLCPSEPGGAVRGGGCAADGQDPPRGGGPLGGAPQHSLHLSALVQLVKEIPEFLFGEVSPESRGASLDGEGASPEAAAVMGDTYPLRGLLGCLPDTPVGRPGLAAMPSGSSSRSLPRARGQGSPLLIKTADMPRPVEEESPGAPSQEPSPPTCSPGRRKSHRNQERGATGAGAAGTSPGNSPLQGLINCLKEILEPGPQHPERPLRLLPPARSLGASQLTGAELRPGSPPWAVKTETASGPCPLQSLLNCLKEIPEARDKQPSPSGARDPWLQEDPGAWKRNSGGPRPFQTPPPGPGPGAGSVLSAVKVEDGWAQGPPEPTACELSKRTHGPSAAGSPGDSGGTARVQVPSWGSAARAGSASSSPLEALEACLRGIPLSGSLPSQPPASSWSQSPQPGDPGSQRPELQRLGSHSRGSQGTSASFSSSSSIDGDLDFQSPEGSQGHRLGKGSREGSSPLQGLENCLREMPAPGPQPTWPCSSAGHRGPWRVEPKNWTAGMEGLRGEACEPAHPGQRGGDVPTRSLRLASPQALAPGTIPACHQQGPKDPGAARPGPWRWLPDGPATKPSPLHCLENSLKGILPGGPLRFACLADPVPGPSHSPSPSSSSSSSEGEDPRLEPELWQPLLQERDRLPSCKGLGPPSPCPGGPRAGSSPGEGRRRGETGDHRGLSAAGKAEEKVGGRSHPPWREVCLESLGPPGPLGSAGGGRVQVSPVRVALGRRCVSTPQGLCALPAGAAVDPASQLEKRSGSGPCQPPGSACGPLSWNPTAGEESRGLGPGDGSPGVTGFSSRTSGLFHKSVQTLFRGKTDIETFPRIAGTHPRPLPGDPPGPPPGAAIPGALPRASPRPPCPCGSSLQHELRGLGAALSEKLDRLAGTLAGLAQEVAAVRTQVDRLGRRPWGPGTKGLLWGPRWTGGPAHRHPPYWRHKGPRRPRPKILRGQAEGCRAGDSSGLASGRPRLVPQLPPDVPLAEASGPSSGPLSSACGSPAVLTTCHPLGLPESHWSPPPPLLPAAPPLQVAASAGAEPRAAAAAPPRTLKWPKDPSSLLAGLQRALEGELWGGEHRDPGWGPPSRRLNGLHPSEDAPPLASSGGRPPPSAPCSRTFPVSGL, from the exons ATGGCCTTCCAGGACCTGGCCGTGCGGTTCTCCGAGGACGAGTGGcggctgctgggggaggggcagagggcacTCTACCTGGACGTGATGCGGGAGAACTACGAGACGCTGGCCTCCctgg gGACAGTGGAGCTGCTGCCCCTCTCTGCCTTCCTGTGTCCCTCGGAGCCTGGAGGAGCCGTGAGGGGCGGGGGCTGTGCTGCTGATGGGCAGGACCCTCCGCGGGGAGGAGGGCCCCTGG GAGGAGCCCCCCAGCACAGCCTGCACCTCAGCGCCCTGGTGCAGCTGGTGAAGGAGATCCCAGAGTTCCTGTTCGGGGAAGTCAGCCCTGAGAGCAGGGGAGCCAGCCTGGACGGGGAGGGGGCGAGCCCCGAGG CAGCAGCTGTGATGGGGGATACTTACCCTCTCCGAGGCTTGCTTGGCTGCCTTCCGGACACACCTGTCGGCCGGCCTGGCCTGGCCGCCATGCCCAGCGGCAGCTCATCCCGCAGCCTGCCCAGAGCCAGGGGGCAGGGGAGCCCCCTCCTCATCA AAACTGCTGACATGCCAAGGCCTGTGGAGGAGGAAAGCCCAGGGGCCCCCAGCCAGGAGCCTAGCCCTCCGACCTGTAGCCCCGGCAGGCGGAAGAGCCACAGGAATCAGGAGAGAGGGGCCAcgggggcag GAGCTGCAGGAACCTCTCCTGGGAACAGCCCCCTGCAAGGCCTCATCAACTGCCTGAAGGAAATCCTCGAGCCCGGGCCCCAGCACCCCGAGCGGCCCCTGCGCTTACTGCCACCAGCCCGCAGCCTGGGTGCGTCCCAGCTGACCGGAGCAGAGCTGCGGCCCGGGAGCCCGCCCTGGGCAG TGAAGACAGAGACAGCCTCAGGGCCTTGTCCCCTCCAGAGTCTGCTGAACTGTCTGAAGGAGATCCCAGAGGCCCGGGACAAGCAACCCAGCCCCTCAGGAGCAAGGGACCCATGGCTGCAGGAGGACCCAGGGGCCTGGAAAAGGAATTCTGGAG GGCCCCGCCCCTTCCAGACCCCTCCACCCGGGCCTGGTCCTGGAGCTGGCAGCGTGCTCTCTGCAGTGAAGGTGGAGGACGGCTGGGCCCAGGGGCCCCCAGAGCCCACAGCCTGTGAGCTCAGCAAGCGGACCCACGGCCCTTCCGCCGCGGGCAGCCCTGGGGACAGTGGAGGCACCGCCCGTGTCCAAGTGCCCAGCTGGGGCTCTGCCGCTCGAG CCGGCAGCGCCTCGAGCTCACCCCTGGAAGCCCTGGAGGCCTGTCTGAGGGGCATCCCCCTGAGTGGGTCGTTACCTTCCCAGCCGCCGGCCAGCTCTTGGTCCCAGAGCCCCCAGCCAGGAGACCCTGGGTCTCAGAGGCCCGAGCTGCAGCGCCTCGGATCACACAGCAGAG GCTCCCAAGGCACCTCCGCCAGCTTCTCTTCGTCCAGCAGCATTGACGGGGACCTGGATTTCCAGAGCCCTGAGGGCAGCCAGGGGCATCGGCTTGGAAAAG GAAGCCGCGAGGGAAGCTCCCCGCTCCAGGGCCTGGAGAACTGCCTCAGAGAGATGCCTGCACCTGGGCCGCAGCCCACCTGGCCCTGCTCCTCGGCAGGGCACAGGGGGCCATGGAGGGTGGAGCCCAAGAACTGGACGGCGGGCATGGAAG GACTGAGGGGCGAGGCCTGTGAGCCAGCCCACCCGGGACAGCGAGGGGGTGACGTGCCCACCAGGAGCCTCCGCCTGGCCAGCCCACAGGCACTTGCCCCTGGCACCATCCCTGCCTGCCACCAGCAAGGTCCCAAGGACCCCGGGGCCGCCAGGCCAGGACCGTGGAGGTGGCTCCCAGATG GGCCAGCCACCAAGCCCTCCCCACTCCACTGCCTGGAGAACTCTCTGAAGGGGATTTTGCCCGGGGGGCCCCTGCGCTTCGCCTGCCTGGCTGACCCTGTCCCGGGCCCCAGccacagccccagccccagctccagctccagcagcTCAGAAGGAGAAGACCCAAGgctggagcctgagctctggcAGCCCCTCCTGCAGG AGAGGGACCGCCTTCCCAGCTGCAAGGGCCTTGGCCCTCCTTCCCCATGCCCTGGCGGCCCTCGCGCTGGCAGCAGCCCTGGTGAAGGCCGGAGAAGAGGCGAGACCGGGGACCACCGTGGTCTCAGTGCAG CAGGAAAAGCAGAAGAGAAGGTGGGAGGCCGGTCCCATCCGCCCTGGAGAGAAGTGTGCTTGGAGAGCCTGGGCCCGCCTGGCCCCCTGGGCAGCGCCGGAGGAG gtCGTGTCCAAGTATCCCCGGTCAGAGTGGCTCTGGGAAGACGATGTGTATCCACACCCCAAGGGCTCTGTGCTCTTCCCGCGGGGGCAGCTGTGGACCCTGCCTCTCAGCTGGAGAAAAGGTCGGGGTCTGGGCCCTGCCAGCCTCCTGGGTCAGCCTGTGGGCCCCTGTCCTGGAATCCAACGGCTGGTGAAGAGTCCAGGGGCCTGGGGCCCGGAGACGGAAGCCCAGGTGTTACAG GGTTTTCCTCCAGGACTAGTGGGCTGTTTCATAAGAGTGTGCAGACCCTTTTTAGAGGCAAAACAGACATTGAGACTTTCCCCAGGATAG CCGGGACCCACCCGAGGCCCCTTCCCGGAGATCCGCCTGGGCCTCCCCCCGGAGCCGCCATCCCTGGGGCTTTGCCGCGCGCCTCCCCGCGGCCACCGTGCCCCTGCGGGAGTTCCTTGCAGCACGAGCTCCGTGGCCTCGGTGCCGCCCTCTCGGAGAAGCTGGATCGGCTGGCCGGGACCCTGGCCGGCCTGGCTCAGGAAGTGGCCGCCGTGAGAACCCAGGTGGATCGGCTGGGGCGGCGCCCGTGGGGCCCGGGGACGAAGGGCCTCCTCTGGGGCCCTCGCTGGACCGGTGGCCCTGCTCACAGACACCCGCCCTACTGGAGGCACAAGGGCCCCCGCAGGCCAAGACCGAAGATCTTGCGGGGCCAGGCGGAAGGCTGCAGGGCCGGCGACTCCTCAGGCCTGGCCAGCGGGAGGCCCCGCCTGGTGCCTCAGCTGCCCCCGGACGTGCCCCTGGCAGAGGCTTCTGGGCCCAGCTCCGGCCCTCTCTCCTCGGCATGCGGCAGCCCCGCTGTGCTGACCACTTGTCACCCCCTCGGACTCCCGGAGAGCCACTggagccccccaccccctttgctgcctgctgccccacccctccaggtggccGCCAGTGCAGGAGCAGAGCCTCGGGCTGCAGCAGCGGCACCGCCCAGGACCCTAAAGTGGCCCAAGGATCCAAGCAGCCTGTTGGCGGGGCTCCAGAGAGCCCTTGAGGGGGAGCTGTGGGGTGGGGAGCACAGGGACCCCGGGTGGGGGCCCCCTAGCCGCCGTCTTAATGGGCTGCATCCTTCCGAGGATGCCCCACCCCTGGCCTCTTCTGGAGGCCGGCCTCCGCCCTCGGCCCCCTGCAGCAGAACCTTCCCCGTGTCTGGACTATGA